In the genome of Homalodisca vitripennis isolate AUS2020 unplaced genomic scaffold, UT_GWSS_2.1 ScUCBcl_413;HRSCAF=2351, whole genome shotgun sequence, one region contains:
- the LOC124370694 gene encoding protein gustavus-like, producing MDSADYPVVAPYDDFEVPDSFGVVLDMYKGTLGFLIRVGDRRCYLGDAFTGLRGKVLFPIISTSSVPCQVTITYNGGLDSEPRSLMEICKKSIMQTVEDDDLEMIEELDLPQTVI from the exons ATGGACAGTGCCGACTATCCTGTTGTAGCACCTTACGATGATTTTGAAGTGCCCGACAGTTTTGGTG TTGTACTGGACATGTATAAGGGAACACTGGGTTTCCTCATCCGAGTTGGCGACAGAAGATGTTACCTTGGAGATGCCTTCACTGGGCTGCGTGGGAAGGTGCTATTTCCCATCATTAGCACCAGCTCAGTGCCCTGCCAGGTCACCATCACTTACAACGGCGGCTTGGACT CGGAACCCCGCTCCTTGATGGAGATTTGCAAGAAGTCCATCATGCAGACTGTTGAAGATGACGACCTTGAAATGATAGAAGAGCTGGACTTGCCTCAGAcagttattaa